The following coding sequences are from one Paenibacillus stellifer window:
- a CDS encoding NCS2 family permease: protein MNNSFWSRSLGLEPEYVRRKEWAAGLISYFASVYIVMVNAAILQDAGMPLRAGMVATLLTAVCGCLLMAFVGKTPIIVVPGMGINAFFTYTLVHSMKLDWREALAVVSVTGVLFVAVAFTSLYRILSDAIPSNLRHAITVGIGLFLTFIGLQKSGIVIAHKTTFVAIGHFSDPAVITSCVTLVLALVLHLWGTRGGLLISMFAGTLLAYLLGAGHGRENAGTGHLFEGYGQVFLGLDMGGTLSLVFWIAVFLLLLIVVFENIGLISAQTTMTGHPERFKSSLRALSLVNIAAGLLGSSPAVAAAESTAGIAAGGRSGLTSLAAGLMFAATFLFIPALVYVPDSAIAPVLIIIGGLMMQHVQVMDFSDPTEAFPAFLILVMIPFTYSIVDGMAFGFITYPIAKLALRRGAEVPPALYGIAGLFLANFVLHALL, encoded by the coding sequence ATGAACAACAGCTTTTGGAGCCGCAGCCTCGGCCTGGAGCCCGAATATGTACGGAGAAAAGAGTGGGCTGCCGGACTCATCTCTTATTTTGCATCGGTCTACATCGTGATGGTCAACGCGGCTATCCTGCAGGATGCAGGAATGCCGCTGCGGGCGGGGATGGTGGCAACGCTGCTGACGGCCGTATGCGGCTGTCTGCTGATGGCGTTCGTTGGAAAGACGCCGATTATAGTGGTGCCCGGCATGGGAATCAACGCATTTTTCACCTATACGCTGGTGCATTCCATGAAGCTGGACTGGAGAGAGGCGCTGGCGGTAGTATCGGTTACCGGGGTGTTGTTCGTGGCGGTGGCGTTCACTTCGCTGTACCGCATTCTGAGCGACGCTATTCCGTCCAATCTCCGGCACGCGATCACCGTCGGGATCGGGCTGTTTCTGACCTTTATCGGCCTGCAAAAAAGCGGCATCGTCATCGCCCATAAGACGACGTTCGTCGCGATCGGCCACTTCAGCGACCCCGCCGTCATCACCTCCTGCGTTACGCTGGTCCTGGCGCTGGTGCTGCATCTGTGGGGCACGCGGGGCGGACTCTTGATCAGCATGTTCGCAGGCACTCTCCTGGCCTATCTGCTTGGCGCCGGTCATGGGCGGGAGAACGCGGGGACGGGGCATCTCTTTGAAGGTTACGGCCAGGTCTTTCTTGGCCTGGATATGGGAGGGACGCTCAGTCTCGTATTCTGGATTGCCGTCTTTCTCCTGCTGCTGATCGTGGTCTTCGAGAACATCGGCCTGATCTCGGCCCAGACGACGATGACCGGGCATCCCGAGCGCTTCAAGAGCAGCCTGCGGGCGCTCTCGCTCGTCAACATCGCTGCCGGACTCCTGGGCAGCAGTCCCGCCGTCGCGGCCGCCGAATCGACCGCGGGAATAGCGGCCGGAGGACGCTCCGGCCTGACCTCGCTTGCCGCGGGCCTGATGTTCGCCGCGACCTTCCTGTTCATTCCGGCGCTTGTCTACGTGCCGGACAGCGCCATCGCGCCGGTTCTGATCATCATCGGCGGCCTCATGATGCAGCATGTGCAGGTGATGGATTTCAGCGATCCGACAGAGGCCTTTCCGGCCTTTCTGATCCTGGTCATGATTCCCTTCACATACAGCATTGTCGACGGAATGGCCTTCGGCTTCATCACCTATCCGATCGCCAAGCTTGCGCTTCGCAGAGGCGCGGAGGTGCCGCCCGCTTTGTACGGAATCGCGGGCCTGTTCCTGGCGAATTTCGTTCTTCATGCGCTGCTATAG
- a CDS encoding replication-associated recombination protein A: MDLFSFEEETRDGRLLADRMRPETLDEYIGQEHIVGKGKLLRRAIEADQVSSILLYGPPGCGKTTLAHIISHQTKGEFVRLNAVEASVKDVREVIERAQNSKSLYGTKTILFLDEVHRFNSSRQDALLPAVEKGTIIFIGATTENPFHYVNGALMSRSTLFQLEALGKTHSLEAMKRALADKDKGLGFMDLQVDDAALEHIATMANGDIRRALNALELAAMTTPPDSGGTVHVTLEVAEDSIRRPTVKADESTQYDVLSAFHKSIRGSSDAALFWFLYAVEKLGMDPIVFIRRLIAAASEDIGLANPQAMVQAVSALEAYRNNGWPEARLNIAQAILFAVESPKSNAVYMAISRATSAIEELKSAEVPLHLRDTHYKGSAQLGHAGYKYPHDYPGHFVKQQYLPDAISRRVFYQATEQGNEAKIRHNQGLRREQ; this comes from the coding sequence ATGGATTTGTTTTCGTTCGAGGAGGAGACGCGTGACGGGCGTCTCTTGGCCGACCGCATGCGGCCGGAAACTCTTGATGAATATATCGGACAGGAGCATATCGTGGGCAAAGGAAAGCTTCTTCGCCGGGCTATTGAAGCGGACCAGGTCTCTTCCATTCTGCTGTACGGGCCGCCCGGCTGCGGCAAGACGACGCTTGCCCATATTATCTCCCACCAGACGAAAGGCGAATTCGTCCGCCTGAACGCAGTGGAAGCGAGCGTTAAGGATGTCAGGGAAGTCATTGAGCGCGCACAGAACTCCAAATCGCTGTACGGCACGAAGACGATCCTGTTTCTGGACGAGGTGCACCGCTTCAACAGCTCCCGCCAGGATGCGCTGCTGCCGGCTGTTGAGAAGGGAACGATTATTTTCATCGGGGCGACGACCGAGAATCCGTTCCATTATGTGAATGGCGCGCTCATGAGCCGGTCCACGCTGTTCCAGCTGGAGGCGCTCGGCAAGACCCACAGCCTGGAGGCGATGAAGAGAGCACTTGCCGACAAGGACAAGGGCCTTGGGTTTATGGACCTTCAGGTGGACGATGCCGCGCTTGAGCACATCGCCACCATGGCGAACGGCGACATTCGCCGCGCGCTGAATGCGCTGGAGCTGGCCGCCATGACAACTCCGCCCGACAGCGGCGGGACGGTTCACGTCACGCTGGAGGTGGCGGAGGATTCCATCCGGCGGCCGACCGTGAAGGCGGACGAGTCGACGCAGTACGACGTGCTGTCCGCCTTCCACAAGAGCATCCGCGGCTCCAGCGACGCTGCGCTGTTCTGGTTCCTCTATGCCGTCGAGAAGCTCGGCATGGACCCCATTGTGTTCATCCGCCGGCTGATCGCGGCGGCGAGCGAGGACATCGGCCTGGCGAATCCGCAGGCGATGGTACAGGCGGTCAGCGCGCTGGAGGCGTACCGCAACAACGGCTGGCCGGAGGCGAGGCTCAACATCGCCCAGGCGATTCTGTTCGCCGTGGAGAGCCCGAAGTCGAACGCCGTCTACATGGCGATATCGCGGGCCACCTCGGCGATCGAGGAGCTGAAATCCGCCGAGGTGCCGCTGCATCTGCGGGATACGCATTACAAGGGCTCCGCGCAGCTCGGGCATGCAGGCTACAAATACCCGCATGATTATCCGGGCCACTTCGTGAAGCAGCAGTATTTGCCGGACGCCATTTCGCGCCGGGTGTTCTATCAGGCGACGGAGCAGGGCAACGAGGCGAAGATCCGGCATAACCAGGGGCTGCGGAGAGAGCAGTAG
- a CDS encoding glycoside hydrolase family 31 protein gives MHTSEEIHPDQIESGYASNFRDIGPFVDYEREDTHVVIYGKQSSITVRMVTPDIVRISGSLAGSSVMIEPSKAILSYEPLEGWKVSETDNELEITGGNIVLVVNKYDMSFTVKAAQDILCGTYKLSFSDIAMRCQGSMDDGAVIYGLGETTGYLNKRGERYTMWNSDVFDPHVPDTESLYQSIPLLIHHSVRHSFGLFIDYPGRTVVDLRESSDSYSIETANREMDLYVITGPKLKDVVARYSILTGKMPLPPLWSLGYQQSRFSYMNQEEVITLAHHFRNKVIPCDVIYLDIHYMKEYKVFTFDEERFPDPAGMMKELKELGFRIVPIVDPGVKVQAGYAVYEQGISDGRFCQTPGGNPYVGDVWPGPSVFPDFTDESTREWWGALHQFYVNYGISGIWNDMNEPSVFNSPTKTIDESVVHRNGGNPKTHGELHNIYGLLMSQATYEGMGKLLQGERPFVLTRAGYAGIQRYAAVWTGDNRSYWDHLRLSISMGLNLGLSGIAFCGSDIGGFMHHASGELLARWTQLGAFTPFCRNHSAIDTRDQEPWTFDSEVEEICRQYIDLRYRMLPYLYSLFYESTCSGLPIMRPLVLEYPEDLNTYHLSDQFLLGQDLLIAPICEPGKQHRIVYLPEGIWYDYWNGTRYEGGSHIIAHAPLDILPMYVRGGAIIPLTRPVQHTGEGNWSDLDIHLYAQGGLDQAGTRREAEHRSDIRGSFSLYEDDGRSDQYLQGAYNIIQLQTEESKGLFTIKAAYQVCGLGPDDKSIRYTVHHLSFVPRTVSRISKVHDMNQLEEQSSGWYYDKQDNQLYIKTTLAGLQEVELIVRG, from the coding sequence ACAGTCGAGTATTACCGTACGCATGGTTACTCCGGATATTGTGCGGATTTCCGGATCGCTGGCTGGAAGCTCTGTCATGATAGAGCCTTCAAAGGCAATTTTATCGTATGAGCCGCTTGAAGGCTGGAAGGTCTCTGAGACGGACAATGAGTTGGAGATTACAGGAGGGAATATAGTCCTCGTTGTTAATAAATACGATATGTCATTCACAGTGAAGGCGGCGCAAGACATCCTGTGCGGAACTTACAAGCTATCCTTCTCCGATATAGCTATGCGATGCCAGGGAAGCATGGACGACGGAGCAGTCATATACGGCCTGGGAGAGACTACGGGATACTTGAATAAACGCGGTGAAAGATACACGATGTGGAATTCCGATGTGTTTGACCCGCATGTGCCGGATACGGAGTCCCTATATCAATCTATCCCGCTGCTGATTCACCATTCGGTCCGTCATTCCTTTGGATTGTTTATTGATTATCCGGGCAGAACCGTAGTGGATTTGCGTGAATCGTCAGACAGCTATTCTATTGAAACGGCTAATCGAGAGATGGATTTATATGTCATTACGGGCCCGAAGCTTAAGGATGTTGTCGCGCGTTATTCGATTTTAACGGGTAAAATGCCCCTTCCTCCGCTGTGGTCCCTCGGCTACCAGCAGTCCAGATTCAGTTATATGAATCAGGAGGAAGTGATTACGCTTGCGCATCATTTTAGAAACAAGGTCATTCCTTGTGATGTTATTTACCTGGATATTCACTATATGAAAGAATATAAGGTATTTACTTTTGATGAGGAAAGGTTCCCTGATCCGGCGGGCATGATGAAGGAGCTCAAGGAGTTGGGCTTCCGTATCGTTCCGATCGTTGACCCCGGGGTAAAAGTTCAGGCTGGATATGCGGTATACGAACAGGGCATTAGTGATGGGCGCTTTTGCCAGACACCGGGCGGCAATCCGTATGTCGGTGATGTGTGGCCGGGACCAAGCGTATTCCCTGATTTTACGGATGAATCTACTCGTGAATGGTGGGGCGCCCTACATCAATTTTACGTTAACTACGGAATCAGCGGAATATGGAACGACATGAATGAGCCTAGTGTTTTTAATTCCCCGACGAAAACGATAGATGAGAGCGTGGTTCACCGCAATGGCGGAAACCCCAAGACACATGGTGAATTGCACAATATTTATGGCTTGTTGATGAGTCAAGCTACTTATGAGGGCATGGGGAAGCTGCTTCAGGGTGAAAGACCGTTCGTCTTAACGAGAGCCGGGTATGCCGGAATACAGCGTTACGCCGCGGTCTGGACAGGAGATAACCGCAGTTATTGGGATCATCTGAGATTGTCGATTTCGATGGGACTTAACCTTGGTCTTTCCGGTATTGCCTTTTGTGGATCTGACATCGGTGGATTTATGCACCATGCTTCAGGGGAGCTGTTGGCGCGATGGACGCAGCTTGGCGCATTTACTCCGTTCTGCAGAAATCACAGCGCGATCGATACACGCGATCAGGAGCCATGGACTTTTGATTCAGAGGTGGAAGAGATTTGCAGGCAGTATATTGATTTAAGGTATCGGATGCTTCCCTATCTTTATTCTCTTTTTTACGAGTCAACCTGCTCGGGACTACCGATTATGCGGCCGCTTGTATTGGAATATCCTGAGGATCTCAATACGTACCATTTGTCCGATCAATTTCTGCTAGGCCAGGATTTACTTATTGCACCGATTTGTGAGCCAGGAAAGCAGCACCGGATCGTTTACTTACCCGAAGGCATCTGGTACGACTATTGGAATGGAACTCGTTATGAAGGCGGGTCTCATATTATAGCGCATGCGCCGCTTGATATTTTGCCGATGTATGTGAGGGGGGGAGCGATTATTCCTCTGACGCGGCCAGTGCAGCATACAGGTGAAGGTAATTGGAGTGATCTTGATATTCACTTGTATGCTCAAGGCGGGCTGGATCAGGCCGGGACTCGTAGGGAGGCTGAGCATCGCTCAGACATTCGAGGTTCATTTTCACTTTATGAGGACGATGGAAGAAGTGATCAGTACCTTCAAGGAGCTTACAATATCATTCAACTGCAGACAGAAGAAAGTAAAGGCCTGTTTACGATCAAAGCGGCTTATCAAGTTTGCGGCCTGGGGCCAGACGATAAATCCATACGTTATACCGTCCATCATCTTTCCTTTGTTCCAAGAACGGTGAGCCGGATTTCCAAGGTTCATGATATGAACCAGCTTGAGGAGCAGAGTTCTGGATGGTATTATGACAAACAGGACAATCAACTGTATATTAAAACAACGCTAGCGGGTTTGCAGGAGGTTGAACTTATCGTCAGGGGATAA
- a CDS encoding HelD family protein, whose amino-acid sequence MEDKFQSAYQEEQERLNAALEEIDRQLEKLRNTPVYTGHEYTEQVLEASREQRRNNLSKLRTEPYFGRLDFQEGGQGERKPLYIGKIGADREQASDRPLVIDWRAPVASLFYSFTGGTEPASYESPDGIVEGLVYLKRNVVIRKRILERVADTYDRESDGPAVSDEFLVYRLGENKDNRLRDIVSTIQEEQDRIIRAAKNTALIIQGVAGSGKTTVALHRLAFLLYQYKEQVSAERMIIFAPNRMFLDYISDVLPELGVGNIQQSTFADWAAELLGLELTDTGVMETLNRWFENKGAMPVLTEETPERFKGSTKLIGVIEEAVSLLESGAVPEGDFSPWEGAVLPRRMIMRWYKEEYAPYPPAKRKERVMARIHRWIEMELKKSPSAAALKDRKKKGAQREKAYAGKWPKYDPLTIYKQIFRAVKPPADWPADEPEKIPAAVMKSTRAQLKKGHVLEEDLPPLLYIHYLLNGDEGVQKFDHIVIDEAQDFSPFQIAVLDLYARNHSFTILGDLSQGIHAYKGVHEWREMQELFAPEHTSYHALTRSYRSTMEIIDFANGILRGGVKSDLLAVPVFRSGNPVRLLKYGASRTEDISAALAELSSRDYRTVAVLTRTLADAEALFAELSVRFEDVHLIDGSMTEYQGGLSVLPLYLSKGLEFDAAIVADADLSSYGEAAWDAKLLYVGCTRALHELWLLHNGQQPSYLVKAAEESEAAEGWQVK is encoded by the coding sequence TTGGAGGACAAGTTTCAAAGTGCCTATCAAGAGGAACAGGAAAGGCTGAACGCCGCGCTTGAAGAGATTGACCGGCAGCTTGAGAAGCTGCGCAATACACCGGTATACACCGGGCATGAATACACCGAGCAGGTGCTGGAGGCTTCGAGGGAACAGAGAAGGAACAATCTGTCGAAACTTCGGACGGAGCCGTATTTTGGACGGCTGGATTTTCAGGAAGGCGGTCAGGGTGAGCGCAAGCCGCTCTATATCGGCAAAATCGGCGCAGACCGCGAGCAGGCCTCCGACCGTCCGCTTGTTATCGACTGGCGGGCTCCGGTAGCCAGCCTGTTCTACTCGTTCACCGGAGGAACGGAGCCGGCATCCTACGAGTCGCCTGACGGAATCGTCGAGGGCCTGGTGTATCTGAAACGAAATGTCGTCATCCGCAAACGCATTCTGGAGCGGGTGGCCGACACCTATGACCGCGAGAGCGACGGCCCCGCCGTCTCGGACGAATTCCTTGTCTACCGTCTCGGGGAGAACAAGGATAACCGGCTGCGGGATATCGTGTCGACGATTCAGGAAGAGCAGGACCGGATTATCCGGGCTGCCAAAAATACCGCGCTCATCATCCAGGGCGTGGCGGGCAGCGGAAAGACGACGGTCGCGCTGCACCGGCTCGCTTTTTTGCTGTATCAGTATAAGGAGCAGGTCTCGGCGGAGCGGATGATCATTTTTGCCCCGAACCGGATGTTCCTGGACTACATCTCCGACGTGCTGCCGGAGCTTGGTGTTGGCAACATCCAGCAGAGCACTTTCGCGGACTGGGCCGCAGAGCTGCTGGGCCTTGAGCTGACGGACACCGGCGTGATGGAGACGCTCAACCGCTGGTTCGAGAATAAGGGGGCAATGCCTGTCCTTACTGAGGAGACGCCGGAGCGCTTCAAGGGTTCCACGAAGCTGATAGGCGTTATTGAAGAAGCGGTGTCGCTGCTGGAGTCGGGAGCGGTTCCCGAAGGCGATTTCTCGCCCTGGGAAGGCGCCGTCCTCCCCCGGCGGATGATTATGCGCTGGTACAAGGAGGAATACGCTCCGTATCCGCCGGCGAAGCGCAAGGAACGGGTGATGGCCCGGATTCATCGGTGGATCGAAATGGAGCTGAAGAAGAGCCCTTCCGCCGCGGCGCTGAAGGACCGCAAGAAGAAGGGCGCGCAGCGGGAGAAGGCGTATGCCGGCAAGTGGCCCAAATATGATCCGCTGACGATCTACAAGCAGATTTTCCGGGCCGTGAAGCCGCCCGCCGATTGGCCTGCGGATGAGCCGGAGAAGATTCCGGCCGCCGTAATGAAATCGACGCGCGCGCAGCTCAAGAAGGGGCATGTGCTGGAGGAGGACCTTCCGCCGCTGCTGTACATTCATTATCTGTTGAACGGAGACGAGGGGGTGCAGAAATTCGACCATATCGTCATAGACGAGGCCCAGGATTTCTCGCCTTTTCAGATTGCTGTGCTGGATCTGTATGCCCGCAATCATTCATTCACCATTCTCGGGGATTTATCACAGGGGATTCACGCCTACAAGGGCGTGCATGAATGGCGCGAGATGCAGGAGCTGTTCGCTCCGGAGCATACGTCGTATCATGCACTGACGCGAAGCTACCGGTCGACCATGGAAATCATTGATTTTGCCAATGGGATTCTGAGGGGCGGCGTGAAGAGCGATTTGCTGGCCGTTCCGGTGTTCCGAAGCGGCAATCCTGTGCGGCTTCTTAAATACGGAGCAAGCCGGACGGAGGATATCTCCGCTGCGCTCGCCGAGCTGTCCAGCCGCGATTACCGCACCGTGGCGGTGCTGACGCGGACGCTGGCAGATGCCGAAGCCCTGTTCGCGGAACTGTCTGTCCGGTTCGAGGACGTTCACCTGATTGACGGCAGTATGACCGAGTATCAGGGAGGACTGTCGGTTCTGCCGCTGTACCTGTCCAAAGGGCTCGAATTCGATGCGGCCATCGTTGCCGACGCGGACTTAAGCTCATACGGTGAGGCGGCATGGGACGCCAAGCTCCTGTATGTCGGCTGCACCCGGGCGCTGCATGAGCTGTGGCTGCTGCATAACGGACAGCAGCCTTCATATCTCGTGAAGGCGGCCGAAGAAAGCGAAGCGGCGGAAGGTTGGCAGGTCAAGTAA
- a CDS encoding tRNA threonylcarbamoyladenosine dehydratase: protein MLHQFSRTELAIGAEGLDILNNSTVAVLGIGGVGSMAVEALARTGVGRIILIDKDSVDITNINRQIHALTTTIGQKKADLMVERVKLINPGCEAIALNMFYTDETYEELFKYKLDYVLDASDTIFYKIHLIKQCLARKIPMISSMGAANKMDPTKFQVADISKTSMDPIARVIRQKLRKDGIKKGVKVVFSTEEPIKPRQDVTDKIVPENAPDIRKAKQPPASNAFVPPVAGLIMVSVAVKELLEAGGVTI from the coding sequence ATGCTTCATCAATTTTCACGGACAGAGCTTGCCATTGGCGCTGAAGGCCTGGATATATTGAACAATAGCACCGTAGCCGTCCTGGGCATAGGCGGCGTAGGCTCCATGGCGGTCGAAGCTCTAGCCCGAACCGGTGTGGGACGCATCATTCTTATTGACAAGGATTCGGTCGACATTACGAACATCAACCGCCAGATTCACGCCCTGACCACGACGATCGGGCAGAAGAAGGCGGATCTCATGGTCGAGCGCGTCAAGCTGATCAATCCGGGATGCGAAGCGATCGCGCTGAACATGTTCTATACCGATGAAACGTACGAGGAGTTGTTCAAGTACAAGCTGGATTACGTACTGGACGCCTCGGATACGATTTTCTACAAAATCCATCTGATCAAGCAGTGTCTGGCCCGCAAAATCCCGATGATTTCAAGCATGGGCGCGGCCAACAAAATGGACCCGACGAAGTTTCAGGTTGCGGATATTTCCAAGACCTCGATGGACCCGATTGCCCGGGTCATCCGTCAGAAACTGCGTAAAGACGGTATCAAGAAAGGCGTGAAGGTCGTCTTTTCCACGGAAGAGCCGATCAAGCCGCGCCAGGATGTCACGGACAAGATCGTGCCGGAGAATGCGCCGGATATCCGGAAGGCGAAGCAGCCGCCTGCGAGCAATGCGTTCGTTCCGCCGGTGGCGGGGCTGATTATGGTCAGCGTCGCCGTCAAGGAGCTGCTGGAAGCCGGCGGCGTCACAATCTAA